A window of Pyrobaculum aerophilum str. IM2 contains these coding sequences:
- a CDS encoding 4-phosphopantoate--beta-alanine ligase — protein MIPPNHPRYRSLLERERLVEGFREGYVVPQGLIAQGRGECFDYLLGEETQQFALEAITAAAAALLLAKHPVISVNGNVAALTPREVVELSEAVPALIEVNLFYRSREREDKIAEVLKRHGAKSVLGVGDDASCTIPELFSERRRVSCEGIYKADVVLVPLEDGDRTQALRRLGKTVIAIDLNPLSRTAQAASITIVDNITRAMPRLVDAVRRMKNASREELENVLKNYDNKRVLASALLHISKRIEELAKNIRES, from the coding sequence GTGATTCCGCCTAACCACCCTAGATATAGAAGCCTTTTAGAGAGGGAGAGGCTTGTAGAAGGCTTTAGAGAGGGCTATGTAGTGCCTCAGGGGCTTATCGCCCAGGGCAGGGGCGAGTGTTTTGACTACCTTTTGGGAGAGGAGACGCAACAATTCGCCCTTGAGGCTATTACGGCCGCGGCCGCCGCGTTACTCCTAGCAAAACATCCAGTTATTAGCGTTAACGGCAATGTGGCGGCGCTAACGCCCAGGGAGGTGGTGGAGCTCTCAGAGGCCGTTCCCGCCTTAATAGAGGTTAATTTATTCTACCGTAGCCGCGAGAGAGAGGATAAAATAGCCGAGGTGTTGAAGAGACACGGCGCCAAGTCGGTCTTAGGCGTAGGCGACGACGCCAGTTGCACAATACCTGAGCTTTTCAGCGAGAGGAGGAGAGTCAGTTGCGAGGGGATTTATAAGGCAGACGTAGTGCTAGTCCCGCTGGAAGACGGCGATAGAACTCAGGCGTTACGCAGGCTGGGGAAGACGGTAATAGCTATTGATTTAAACCCCTTGAGCCGCACAGCCCAGGCCGCCAGCATTACTATTGTTGATAACATAACTAGGGCGATGCCGAGGCTTGTTGACGCGGTGAGGCGTATGAAAAACGCCTCCAGAGAGGAGTTAGAAAACGTTTTGAAAAACTATGACAATAAGAGAGTCTTGGCATCAGCCTTATTGCACATATCGAAGAGAATTGAGGAGCTGGCTAAAAACATACGAGAGTCTTGA
- a CDS encoding pantoate kinase, which produces MAKRLFIPHHISGFWLPVYTDDPVTTGSVGAGVLVGGAVAVYEGVGVRYNDALLERDGGVKIASPFPLGYGYAASAVVAIAKAIGEAGLAPRAFVKAHVEEVSRRTGLGDVLAIYTGGCLVARVKAGAPGIGEAYSMPCPKVGVVTADLAQISTGHMLTSRHSVIASAGAEAVAEFLKNPSFEAFLKIALNFSKRVGFLDARMETLGKLPGVLGLFAKKGVLVVFVERDWILDVAHAVEALGKVHVETLRELRVEPLLP; this is translated from the coding sequence GTGGCTAAACGGCTCTTTATCCCCCACCACATCTCGGGGTTTTGGCTTCCTGTGTATACAGACGACCCTGTAACCACGGGATCTGTTGGGGCGGGGGTGCTCGTCGGAGGGGCCGTTGCCGTATATGAGGGAGTGGGCGTGAGGTACAACGACGCGTTGTTAGAACGCGACGGGGGCGTGAAAATCGCCTCGCCCTTTCCATTGGGTTACGGCTATGCGGCATCTGCAGTCGTGGCCATAGCCAAGGCCATTGGGGAGGCGGGGCTGGCCCCGCGGGCCTTTGTCAAAGCCCACGTGGAGGAGGTGTCGCGCAGAACAGGGCTTGGCGACGTCCTCGCCATATATACAGGGGGGTGTTTAGTGGCGAGAGTTAAGGCGGGAGCGCCCGGAATAGGCGAGGCGTATTCCATGCCGTGTCCTAAAGTGGGAGTTGTGACCGCGGATTTGGCGCAGATAAGCACTGGCCACATGCTCACATCCCGCCACAGCGTAATCGCCAGCGCAGGTGCCGAGGCAGTCGCCGAGTTTTTAAAAAACCCCTCCTTTGAGGCCTTCCTCAAAATAGCTTTAAATTTCTCAAAGCGCGTGGGATTTTTAGACGCGCGTATGGAGACGCTTGGCAAGCTCCCGGGAGTCTTGGGGCTATTTGCAAAAAAAGGCGTCTTAGTGGTGTTTGTAGAAAGAGACTGGATTTTAGACGTGGCTCACGCCGTGGAGGCCCTTGGGAAAGTCCACGTAGAAACGCTGAGAGAATTACGGGTGGAGCCGCTCCTCCCCTAG
- a CDS encoding ketopantoate reductase family protein has product MLRVIGLGAVGSLFTYFLNRAGVVPEVVQRRRCGEFLFCVEGDCEKLKFREGGAADDVGYTIVAVKAYDSRSVVPHLKGVAVVAQNGIGGYEEIKEAYPNSVPAVVTYGVYREGCRAELRGVGEIYLPSAVSTLAELLERGGGRVRLVEDIEPYRWLKLAVNAAINAITALLQAPNGVIISSPYAQTLALEVAQEVLNVATALGVKMPRNPVEEVLRVASATAKNLSSTARDVAACAKTEIDYINGAVVKYGEALGVATPVNKALFNLIKARESLCNSG; this is encoded by the coding sequence GTGTTGCGCGTCATCGGCCTTGGCGCTGTGGGATCTCTCTTCACGTATTTTTTAAACCGAGCTGGGGTAGTCCCAGAGGTCGTCCAGAGGAGGCGGTGCGGGGAGTTTTTATTCTGCGTTGAGGGAGACTGCGAGAAGCTGAAATTCAGAGAGGGCGGCGCCGCGGACGACGTGGGCTACACAATAGTGGCTGTTAAGGCGTATGACTCCCGCTCAGTTGTGCCTCACCTCAAGGGGGTGGCTGTTGTGGCGCAAAACGGCATTGGCGGGTATGAGGAGATAAAAGAGGCGTATCCCAACAGCGTACCTGCCGTGGTGACGTACGGAGTATATCGAGAGGGGTGTAGGGCAGAGTTGAGGGGAGTTGGGGAGATATATCTGCCAAGCGCTGTTTCAACGCTGGCAGAGCTCTTGGAGAGGGGCGGAGGCAGGGTCCGATTAGTTGAAGACATAGAGCCGTACCGCTGGTTGAAACTGGCAGTCAACGCGGCTATTAACGCCATAACTGCTCTGCTACAAGCCCCTAACGGCGTAATTATCTCCTCTCCTTACGCTCAAACACTCGCCTTAGAAGTTGCGCAAGAGGTTTTAAATGTGGCCACGGCGTTAGGCGTTAAAATGCCGAGGAATCCTGTTGAGGAGGTTCTCCGCGTCGCCTCGGCCACTGCAAAGAACCTCTCCTCTACGGCGCGCGACGTGGCGGCATGTGCAAAAACTGAGATTGATTACATCAACGGGGCAGTGGTTAAGTACGGAGAGGCCCTCGGCGTAGCGACGCCTGTGAATAAAGCTCTTTTCAACCTTATTAAAGCCAGAGAGTCTCTGTGCAACAGTGGCTAA
- the panB gene encoding 3-methyl-2-oxobutanoate hydroxymethyltransferase, protein MSARRRVTDFVKGKGPYVWVTAYDYPTAKIVDEAGVDGILVGDSLGMVVLGLPNTLGVTLADMIRHTQAVARARPRALVVADMPFMSYETGPRDALRNASKLIKAGADAVKLEGGAEYARIVEKLVKAGIPVMGHIGLNPQRVLALGGFKMVGRTEEQRRKLLDDAKALRDAGAFSLVIEFVPASVAKEITEAVDIPTICIGAGPHCDGQILVLHDIIGLTERPPSFAKRYANVADVIRSAVKQYVNEVKTGQFPSKEHFKE, encoded by the coding sequence GTGTCCGCCAGGAGGCGGGTTACGGATTTTGTAAAGGGAAAAGGGCCGTATGTGTGGGTCACAGCTTACGACTACCCAACAGCTAAAATAGTAGACGAGGCCGGCGTAGACGGAATACTAGTGGGCGACTCGTTGGGAATGGTGGTGTTGGGCTTGCCCAATACACTCGGCGTAACTCTCGCGGATATGATAAGACATACCCAGGCAGTAGCCCGCGCGCGGCCAAGGGCGTTAGTAGTCGCAGACATGCCGTTTATGAGTTACGAGACCGGGCCCAGAGACGCGCTGAGGAACGCGTCTAAATTAATTAAAGCCGGGGCAGACGCAGTTAAGCTGGAGGGAGGCGCTGAATACGCCCGTATTGTAGAAAAGCTCGTAAAAGCGGGGATACCGGTAATGGGCCACATTGGCCTTAACCCACAGCGCGTCTTAGCCCTAGGCGGCTTTAAAATGGTGGGCCGGACGGAGGAACAGAGGCGTAAGCTACTAGACGACGCAAAGGCGTTAAGAGACGCCGGGGCCTTCTCCCTTGTGATAGAATTCGTCCCCGCGTCTGTGGCAAAAGAAATTACAGAGGCCGTAGACATACCCACTATATGCATCGGCGCGGGGCCCCACTGCGACGGGCAGATACTGGTTCTACACGATATAATAGGCCTTACGGAGAGGCCTCCCTCTTTCGCCAAGAGATATGCCAACGTCGCCGATGTGATACGAAGCGCAGTTAAGCAGTATGTAAATGAGGTGAAGACGGGCCAATTCCCCTCTAAAGAACACTTTAAAGAGTAG
- a CDS encoding ABC transporter permease: MAVELPIILEALKGATPILLATLGAIIGQRAGVLNLGLEGVVYLSAAVAAATGPPWGYILAIAVGVIYNLLYYVLANDLALNQVLLGFAFTMIAYGIGSQAAKEIVGRPIEKPLVQGYEAYFIAGLVALAVYFLFRTRTGIVIKASGDDPASLDLMGVDVYRIRKLAGVLEGALASSAGAYLVLIYYGNWSEPLVMGWGTLAVITAMISLWNPLIAIIASLAPSLFITLSYTLQRYTQISPHLLNTIPYLASAIILIAVQMLMRKTRLKALAPKWLAKAYVREERM, encoded by the coding sequence ATGGCGGTAGAGCTTCCAATAATCCTCGAGGCTTTAAAAGGCGCAACGCCAATACTGCTCGCCACGCTGGGGGCGATTATTGGCCAGAGGGCGGGGGTTTTAAACCTAGGCCTCGAGGGGGTGGTTTACTTGTCAGCGGCTGTGGCAGCCGCAACAGGGCCGCCGTGGGGCTATATTTTGGCAATAGCAGTAGGCGTGATCTACAATCTCTTGTATTACGTATTAGCCAACGACTTGGCTTTAAACCAAGTGCTATTGGGATTCGCCTTTACCATGATCGCCTACGGCATAGGCTCCCAAGCGGCGAAAGAAATTGTGGGACGCCCAATAGAAAAGCCGCTTGTACAAGGATATGAGGCATACTTCATAGCCGGACTAGTCGCTCTAGCAGTATATTTTCTGTTCAGAACGAGGACAGGCATAGTAATTAAGGCAAGCGGCGACGACCCAGCCTCTCTAGATCTCATGGGCGTAGACGTTTATAGAATACGCAAACTCGCCGGCGTGCTGGAGGGCGCGCTGGCCTCCTCTGCTGGGGCATATCTAGTGTTAATATATTACGGCAACTGGTCGGAGCCGCTTGTGATGGGCTGGGGGACTCTTGCAGTTATAACCGCAATGATATCACTGTGGAACCCCCTAATCGCTATAATAGCCTCCCTCGCGCCCTCGTTGTTCATAACGCTGTCATACACTCTACAAAGATATACCCAGATCTCCCCCCACCTCCTCAATACAATTCCCTACTTAGCCTCGGCGATAATACTGATTGCCGTACAGATGTTGATGAGAAAAACAAGGCTCAAAGCCCTGGCGCCTAAATGGCTTGCAAAAGCCTATGTGCGCGAAGAGAGGATGTGA
- a CDS encoding ABC transporter permease, with protein sequence MRLVQRREAYPLSYLLAAFGSLATVLIIVLAFTGDAERAAKALTSVDLQYLTRVFLVVAIISLSGVLSYRSGLWNIGQEGQAIMGALAAVASDNVLEALALAVITSTAWALTPALLRAAAEINEAVTTFLFSMAAVYVARYFVEGPLRDPAKKGFVVTIEAPSLSLIIAAVLYAALLITIIALYKTRAGLTLRLLASGEEIVRYAGKSPKAYIIGALLLSGALAGVGGAVEIMTREAGRYMTLQQVSTGFGLYGISAAWLGALHPLGAAAASLYIAWLYQVAVNLKVMGLPALVANALVGTAMAWGLAGYVMYKYRVVWR encoded by the coding sequence ATGAGGCTAGTACAGAGGCGAGAAGCCTACCCACTGTCTTATCTACTCGCCGCCTTTGGCTCTCTCGCCACAGTTTTAATAATTGTGCTCGCCTTTACTGGCGACGCGGAGAGAGCGGCTAAGGCTTTGACGTCAGTAGATCTCCAGTATTTAACGAGGGTGTTTCTCGTCGTAGCCATTATTAGCCTATCGGGCGTTTTGTCCTACCGCTCAGGCCTTTGGAATATAGGCCAAGAGGGTCAGGCCATTATGGGCGCCCTCGCCGCCGTGGCCTCTGACAACGTATTAGAGGCTTTAGCGCTGGCCGTCATTACATCTACAGCCTGGGCTTTAACGCCGGCGTTGTTGAGAGCCGCCGCCGAGATAAACGAGGCTGTGACCACATTTCTATTCTCAATGGCGGCTGTATACGTTGCCCGATACTTTGTCGAGGGGCCTTTGCGCGACCCCGCCAAAAAAGGCTTTGTCGTAACAATTGAGGCGCCGTCTTTGAGCTTAATTATCGCCGCCGTTTTATACGCCGCGTTGCTCATAACTATAATCGCGCTGTATAAAACCCGAGCTGGGCTCACTTTAAGGCTTCTGGCATCAGGCGAAGAAATCGTCCGCTACGCCGGCAAATCGCCTAAGGCATATATCATCGGCGCGCTTCTTTTAAGCGGCGCTTTGGCGGGAGTTGGGGGCGCAGTGGAGATAATGACCAGGGAGGCAGGGAGGTACATGACTCTTCAACAAGTCAGCACGGGATTCGGCCTCTACGGCATATCGGCGGCGTGGCTCGGGGCCCTCCACCCGCTGGGCGCCGCGGCGGCCTCGCTTTATATCGCATGGCTTTACCAAGTCGCCGTTAACCTAAAAGTAATGGGGTTGCCAGCCCTCGTGGCAAACGCCCTGGTAGGCACGGCGATGGCGTGGGGCTTGGCCGGATACGTGATGTATAAATATAGGGTAGTATGGCGGTAG
- a CDS encoding ABC transporter ATP-binding protein, with product MEFFLRAVGIKKFFPGVTALNGVDFDVKIGEIHGLLGENGAGKSTLISILYGVYKPDAGEIYIRGRKTSINSPSHAARLGISLISQHFALIDTLTVRENLKLAGIDVSKAVEMGKSLGVDLPLEKYVYELTVGERQRIEIVKALARNSELILMDEPTSLLSPSEVKALLNIIRNLAKMGKAVVFVTHKIKEAIEIADRITVLRRGEKVGTYEKPFEEGELLTAMFQGVVQRRVYKSYNPGDIICRAEGLRGIKVTDVNIELRRSEVVAVLGVAGNGQEELMELLSGFKKPQGGRIIINGEDVTGKPYTYFLKKGVAYLPEDRGRALAKDLSVIDNFRIRCSDKCLEVLEEARKELDIDFPSPGAKAASLSGGNQQKLLLAREVLYRKPYILIASYPTRGLDVETAEKFYAIVRETVSGGVILSVEDVEEAVEKADKIYTISQGRITGVFTPPFDISEIADAMTQ from the coding sequence ATGGAGTTTTTCCTCAGGGCCGTTGGGATAAAGAAGTTTTTTCCCGGCGTAACTGCCCTAAACGGAGTTGATTTTGACGTTAAAATAGGCGAGATCCACGGCTTGTTAGGAGAGAACGGGGCGGGGAAGTCAACGCTTATTTCTATTCTCTACGGCGTTTATAAGCCAGACGCTGGGGAGATATACATAAGGGGCCGTAAGACTTCTATAAACTCGCCTAGTCACGCGGCGAGGCTGGGCATTTCTTTAATTTCACAACACTTCGCCTTAATAGACACCTTAACTGTAAGGGAGAATTTAAAACTCGCCGGGATCGATGTGTCTAAGGCAGTGGAAATGGGCAAGTCTCTAGGGGTTGATCTCCCCCTGGAGAAATACGTCTATGAACTGACTGTGGGCGAGAGACAAAGAATAGAAATAGTGAAGGCGCTCGCCCGAAACAGCGAGTTAATACTTATGGACGAGCCCACCTCTCTACTAAGTCCCAGTGAAGTTAAGGCATTGTTAAATATTATAAGGAATTTGGCAAAAATGGGGAAGGCTGTTGTCTTCGTCACGCATAAAATAAAAGAGGCAATTGAAATAGCAGATAGAATCACTGTGTTGAGGAGAGGCGAGAAAGTGGGGACGTACGAAAAGCCCTTTGAAGAGGGGGAGTTGTTAACAGCAATGTTCCAAGGCGTTGTACAACGCCGCGTTTATAAGTCTTACAACCCCGGCGACATTATATGCCGAGCAGAGGGCTTGCGAGGAATTAAGGTAACTGATGTAAATATAGAGCTTAGGAGGAGCGAGGTGGTGGCCGTCCTCGGCGTCGCGGGCAACGGACAGGAGGAGCTGATGGAATTGCTGTCTGGTTTTAAAAAACCCCAGGGGGGCCGGATTATTATAAACGGCGAGGACGTGACAGGCAAGCCCTATACTTATTTCTTGAAAAAAGGCGTGGCCTATCTCCCAGAAGACCGCGGACGCGCCTTGGCAAAAGACCTCTCTGTCATTGATAATTTTAGAATTAGGTGTTCAGACAAGTGCCTAGAGGTGTTAGAAGAGGCCAGGAAGGAGTTAGATATCGACTTCCCCAGCCCAGGGGCGAAGGCCGCTTCTCTCTCTGGAGGCAATCAGCAGAAACTCCTCCTAGCCCGGGAGGTGTTGTACAGAAAGCCTTATATCCTGATAGCCTCTTACCCCACGCGGGGACTCGATGTGGAGACCGCGGAGAAATTCTACGCCATTGTGAGAGAGACTGTGTCTGGCGGCGTGATTTTAAGCGTTGAGGACGTGGAAGAGGCCGTGGAGAAGGCGGATAAAATATACACTATATCACAGGGGAGGATAACCGGGGTCTTCACCCCGCCGTTTGACATCAGCGAAATAGCAGACGCAATGACCCAATGA
- a CDS encoding BMP family ABC transporter substrate-binding protein codes for MAATRRDWLKAIASFAAGAVVGAGATYAALQSIKTAVERTTTPSPTVAEAQKTAAGLPVMKVHFIYVGPIGDYGWTHAHDQGRRYLESALCPDPQKWCIVKTSYTESVPEEQAYTYIKKAISDGAHMVFTTSYGFMDGTKQAAAENPDRFFAHCSGYFKDQEEWARLKNFAEYFIDLYEAYYLNGIVAGKMTKTNKLGYVAAFAKLPEIIRHMNAFLIGAREVNPNATMDVIQLGSWYSPDNAKKAAITLVETSGADVLAFTEDSPTVLQVAEDYQKRGRRVWSFSHYSDMSQYGPTAHLTGQIVNWGPLYVEMVIRAYLAWISGELALWSEWPPERPRDYWWSMKNAYSNYDYKKNPADIILPLNQAVPEEVRVYVEKRRREIIEGVWDPFTGPVRDMKGNVKVPDRARLSKDDLYNMDWYVEGYGQLPA; via the coding sequence ATGGCGGCGACCAGAAGAGATTGGCTAAAGGCGATTGCGTCTTTCGCCGCTGGTGCCGTAGTAGGCGCAGGCGCCACATACGCGGCGCTACAGAGCATAAAAACTGCCGTGGAGAGGACAACGACGCCATCTCCCACAGTGGCGGAGGCCCAGAAAACTGCCGCCGGGCTCCCCGTAATGAAAGTGCATTTTATATACGTAGGTCCTATCGGCGATTACGGCTGGACCCACGCCCACGACCAAGGCAGAAGATACTTAGAAAGTGCCCTCTGCCCAGATCCTCAGAAGTGGTGTATTGTGAAGACTTCATACACTGAAAGCGTGCCTGAGGAACAAGCCTACACGTACATAAAGAAGGCGATATCAGACGGGGCTCACATGGTCTTTACGACTTCATACGGTTTTATGGACGGGACTAAACAAGCCGCTGCCGAAAATCCAGACCGCTTCTTTGCCCACTGCTCCGGCTATTTCAAAGACCAGGAAGAGTGGGCTAGGCTCAAGAACTTCGCCGAGTATTTCATCGACTTATACGAGGCGTATTATCTAAACGGAATCGTCGCCGGGAAGATGACTAAGACTAATAAACTGGGATACGTAGCCGCGTTCGCAAAGTTGCCTGAGATTATCCGCCACATGAACGCCTTTTTAATAGGCGCTAGAGAGGTAAACCCCAATGCGACAATGGACGTAATCCAGCTAGGATCGTGGTATTCGCCAGACAACGCCAAAAAAGCTGCTATTACGCTTGTTGAAACCAGCGGCGCCGACGTCTTGGCCTTTACAGAGGACTCCCCAACTGTGTTGCAAGTGGCTGAGGATTACCAAAAGCGGGGGAGGAGGGTGTGGTCCTTTTCGCATTACAGCGATATGTCTCAATACGGCCCCACCGCGCATCTCACCGGTCAAATAGTCAACTGGGGCCCCTTATACGTGGAAATGGTAATACGGGCCTACCTGGCTTGGATATCTGGCGAGCTGGCGCTGTGGTCTGAGTGGCCTCCTGAGAGGCCTAGGGACTACTGGTGGAGTATGAAAAACGCCTATTCTAATTACGACTACAAGAAAAACCCCGCCGACATTATACTCCCGCTTAATCAGGCGGTGCCAGAGGAAGTTAGAGTATATGTGGAGAAGAGGCGTAGGGAGATAATTGAGGGCGTGTGGGACCCCTTCACAGGGCCCGTGAGGGACATGAAGGGAAATGTCAAAGTGCCCGACAGGGCGAGGCTGAGCAAAGACGATCTATACAACATGGATTGGTACGTCGAGGGCTACGGGCAACTCCCGGCGTGA
- the ppcA gene encoding phosphoenolpyruvate carboxylase, translating into MYIPCLMCTQHPDSTVKITAGEEVDEAVVAFLAYGCDEVMVDYEGKATPYSQPRDVASKALALGLPLGERFFITPRVPNPRLEDFERSMLSLEAAVLANSYSQRAAGVQAVKWVVLPMTEDVETMAFVYKALDMKARDLAELNAVKRDSSIELIPLVEDAMRQIKIESFIKALFRTAAQSGRILEHMRIFLGISDSAVRHGHMASALAMVKALGQISEINRDGEFKISPIVGMGSPPFRGGLNNPHLAVPEAAQYAGYKTATIQSAVRYDVSYAEYQKVREAILSVYTPRRLHVEEAWITKASELYREAIRPYIGKIAELANAIPSTRDRVSWREYGRVIEGVEWRVPRAIVYTATWYFAGVPPTLLDARFIAWAYKNDLLDDVLRALPATVEEWKFESRFYSRERAEKTLGGEIVKDIDNAFDILGIKPEPDRTYITLLNSADTQPHAIALGRIRGFLG; encoded by the coding sequence ATGTATATACCGTGTCTTATGTGTACTCAACACCCCGACTCCACAGTTAAAATCACGGCGGGAGAGGAAGTAGACGAGGCAGTAGTCGCGTTTTTGGCCTATGGATGCGACGAGGTCATGGTGGACTACGAAGGGAAGGCAACTCCCTATTCACAACCTAGAGACGTGGCCTCTAAGGCGCTGGCGCTGGGGCTTCCCCTGGGCGAGCGGTTTTTCATAACGCCAAGAGTGCCCAACCCCCGCCTTGAGGATTTTGAACGCAGCATGCTGTCGCTTGAGGCGGCAGTTTTGGCCAACAGCTACTCACAGAGGGCGGCTGGGGTCCAGGCAGTTAAGTGGGTTGTACTGCCAATGACTGAAGATGTGGAGACTATGGCCTTTGTATATAAGGCGCTGGACATGAAGGCCAGAGACTTGGCCGAGCTAAACGCAGTAAAACGCGACTCATCCATAGAGCTGATACCGCTTGTAGAAGACGCCATGCGCCAGATAAAAATAGAGAGTTTCATAAAAGCCTTATTCCGAACGGCGGCGCAGAGCGGCCGCATTTTAGAACACATGAGAATATTCCTGGGGATATCCGACTCAGCGGTGCGCCACGGGCATATGGCCTCCGCGCTGGCCATGGTAAAAGCGCTTGGCCAAATCTCCGAGATAAACAGAGATGGGGAGTTTAAGATATCTCCCATTGTCGGCATGGGATCGCCCCCATTTAGAGGCGGCCTCAACAATCCCCATTTGGCAGTTCCCGAGGCGGCGCAATACGCCGGCTATAAGACTGCCACTATTCAATCAGCCGTTAGATACGACGTGTCTTACGCCGAGTATCAAAAGGTAAGAGAGGCCATATTAAGCGTCTATACGCCCCGTCGTTTACACGTCGAAGAGGCGTGGATTACAAAAGCCTCAGAGCTCTACCGCGAAGCCATAAGGCCTTATATAGGCAAAATAGCCGAATTAGCCAACGCCATCCCTTCCACTAGAGATCGCGTCTCTTGGAGGGAGTACGGGAGAGTTATAGAGGGAGTGGAGTGGCGCGTCCCCAGGGCTATTGTGTACACAGCAACTTGGTATTTCGCGGGCGTGCCGCCAACACTGCTCGACGCACGGTTTATAGCATGGGCATATAAAAACGACTTGTTAGATGACGTGTTGAGAGCGCTGCCCGCAACCGTAGAAGAGTGGAAATTTGAATCGAGGTTTTACAGCAGAGAGAGGGCTGAAAAAACCCTAGGAGGGGAGATAGTTAAGGACATAGACAACGCCTTTGACATACTTGGCATAAAGCCAGAGCCTGATCGCACGTACATCACATTGTTAAATTCGGCAGATACACAACCACACGCAATTGCTCTGGGCAGGATAAGGGGTTTTTTGGGCTAA
- a CDS encoding MBL fold metallo-hydrolase, translating to MRIYYDRGIYIEGRRVRFVVDPTGPLTGPVDFVLITHGHSDHVSKHAYRHTVVATRETFSAMSVRFGNPPPRRVTVAPGNVLEIGGVQIAVLEAGHILGSVMYLAEVDGVQILVTGDFNTAGSILTDAAEPIERPDVLVMEATYGDPSYVFPNRAEVYEEFLDVVERGISEGGVAISAYPLGKAQEIAKLLGNKAGAHASVAKYNKALGIPTGNGDEVIVVPNLKAAPPNYFKIDVSGWYADERLRKNAISRGVYGIPLSDHSDFPSLVEFATAASPRLVYTVYGFSERLARYLRKIGLKAYTIPGSVGLTRYL from the coding sequence GTGAGGATATATTACGACCGCGGCATATATATCGAAGGGCGTAGGGTAAGGTTTGTGGTAGATCCCACAGGGCCTCTCACAGGCCCTGTGGATTTTGTACTTATTACGCACGGACACAGCGATCACGTTTCAAAACACGCGTACAGACACACTGTAGTCGCCACGAGAGAGACCTTCAGCGCCATGTCCGTTAGATTTGGCAACCCTCCGCCGCGGCGTGTAACTGTCGCGCCTGGAAACGTCTTAGAGATTGGGGGAGTCCAAATAGCGGTGCTAGAGGCAGGGCACATCCTAGGGAGCGTTATGTACCTCGCCGAGGTTGACGGAGTACAAATACTAGTCACGGGGGATTTCAACACCGCAGGATCTATACTCACAGACGCCGCAGAGCCAATAGAGAGGCCTGACGTGTTGGTAATGGAGGCAACATACGGCGATCCCTCTTACGTCTTTCCCAACAGAGCTGAGGTATACGAAGAGTTTTTAGACGTAGTGGAGAGGGGCATCAGCGAGGGGGGAGTGGCTATTTCCGCCTATCCCCTCGGCAAGGCACAGGAGATCGCCAAGTTACTTGGCAATAAGGCCGGCGCCCACGCCTCCGTAGCTAAGTACAACAAAGCCCTCGGCATTCCCACGGGCAACGGCGATGAGGTCATAGTTGTGCCTAACCTCAAGGCCGCTCCGCCGAATTACTTCAAGATAGACGTAAGCGGTTGGTACGCAGACGAACGCCTTAGGAAAAACGCAATATCCAGGGGAGTCTACGGCATACCGCTGAGCGACCACAGCGATTTCCCCAGTCTTGTGGAATTCGCCACCGCGGCCTCGCCCAGACTTGTGTACACCGTATACGGTTTCTCCGAGAGGCTCGCCAGATATCTTAGGAAAATCGGCCTTAAGGCGTATACAATACCCGGCTCAGTGGGTCTAACCAGATATTTATAA
- a CDS encoding PaRep2b protein, which produces MLKALTRRAKADSVELYSGYLDALRRLKSLRGAVDRRRKGKLTNTED; this is translated from the coding sequence GTGCTGAAAGCGCTGACGAGGAGGGCAAAGGCGGACAGTGTAGAACTCTACTCCGGCTACCTAGACGCCTTGCGCCGGTTGAAGTCGCTGAGAGGCGCAGTAGACCGGCGGAGAAAGGGCAAACTGACAAATACAGAGGATTAA